In one Lolium rigidum isolate FL_2022 chromosome 3, APGP_CSIRO_Lrig_0.1, whole genome shotgun sequence genomic region, the following are encoded:
- the LOC124695229 gene encoding dynamin-related protein 4C-like: protein MAKASDASNLQMVLSDGKGDAAASAVAGSAIAASYNDQIRPLLDAVDRLRHLKVTQEGIQLPTIVVVGDQSSGKSSVLESLAGISLPRGQGICTRVPLVMRLQDDPSADTPVLQLEYSNGRVVPTTEANVADAINAATAEIAGSGKGISDAPITLVVRKRGVPDLTLVDLPGITRVPVQGQPDDIYDQIARIIREYIAPKESIILNVLSATVDFPTCESIRMSQQVDRTGERTLAVVTKVDKGSEGLLEKVTMDDVNIGLGYVCVRNRIGEETYDQARAEEERLFKYHPLLSKIDKDMVGIPVLAQRLVQIQATIIAKCLPDIVRQINDRLSRSSTELDQMPPDLNNVADAVRAFFHIVKRVCASLEKILVRSEFDEYHDDSHFHGTARISEMLNGYAKKLPAQIPRVGGELFLMEEMRVLEETKGINLPNFLPRSAFLVLLKKNVETIMQEPHDLVNEVWNYVEDIVVKVLLQHSENFPQVQSACRRSVQSLMDKARARSAHHVKELIEMELVSDYTANPDYMKTWAEIMHGHDRFMKAVEDKSKPTKITLDVFGEVDVSHMRSNVDLARQAFDLRARLTAYWKSIVLRLIDSLALHVLLGVKRLVESDLETELADELLGNKMAGMERMLTPSPSTGTKRERLKKSIMLLRQSKDVVANIMDRISASGEV from the exons atggccaaagcttCCGACGCTTCCAACCTCCAGATGGTGCTCAGCGACGGCAAGGGCGATGCCGCGGCCAGCGCGGTGGCCGGAAGCGCCATCGCCGCGTCGTACAATGATCAGATTCGCCCGCTCCTCGATGCCGTCGACCGGCTGCGTCATCTCAAGGTCACGCAGGAGGGCATCCAGCTGCCGaccatcgtcgtcgtcggcgaccaGTCGAGCGGCAAGTCGAGCGTCCTGGAGTCTCTGGCCGGCATCAGCCTCCCGCGTGGCCAGGGCATCTGCACTCGCGTGCCGCTCGTCATGCGGCTCCAGGACGACCCCTCCGCCGACACGCCCGTGCTGCAGCTGGAGTACAGCAACGGTCGCGTGGTGCCCACCACGGAGGCCAATGTTGCGGACGCCATCAACGCCGCCACCGCGGAGATTGCCGGGTCCGGCAAGGGCATCTCCGACGCACCAATCACCCTCGTCGTGCGCAAGCGGGGCGTGCCCGACCTCACCCTGGTCGACCTCCCCGGCATCACCCGTGTGCCGGTCCAAGGACAGCCGGACGACATTTACGACCAGATCGCAAGGATCATCCGCGAGTACATCGCGCCCAAGGAGAGCATCATCCTGAACGTGCTCTCCGCCACCGTCGACTTCCCGACGTGCGAGTCCATCCGCATGTCACAGCAGGTGGACCGCACCGGCGAGCGCACGCTTGCAGTGGTCACCAAGGTCGACAAGGGCTCCGAGGGCCTGCTCGAGAAGGTCACCATGGACGACGTGAACATTGGCCTCGGGTACGTCTGTGTCCGCAACCGCATCGGTGAGGAGACGTACGACCAGGCgcgcgcggaggaggagaggctttTTAAGTACCACCCGCTCCTGTCCAAGATCGACAAGGACATGGTGGGCATTCCGGTCCTCGCGCAGAGGCTCGTGCAGATTCAGGCGACCATCATCGCCAAGTGTCTGCCGGACATCGTCAGGCAGATAAACGACCGACTTAGTCGTAGCAGCACTGAGCTTGACCAGATGCCGCCGGATCTGAATAACGTCGCCGACGCTGTGAGAGCGTTTTTCCACATCGTCAAGAGGGTGTGCGCTTCACTCGAGAAGATTCTTGTGAGGAGTGAGTTTGACGAGTACCACGACGACAGCCATTTCCATGGCACGGCCCGTATTTCTGAGATGCTCAACGGCTATGCCAAGAAGCTGCCAGCTCAAATCCCaagggtcggcggcgagctgttTCTGATGGAGGAGATGCGTGTACTGGAGGAGACAAAGGGCATAAATCTTCCCAACTTCTTGCCAAGATCGGCATTCCTCGTCTTGCTCAAAAAAAATGTGGAAACCATCATGCAG GAGCCGCACGACCTTGTCAACGAGGTCTGGAACTACGTTGAGGATATCGTGGTGAAGGTACTGCTGCAGCATTCAGAGAACTTTCCCCAGGTGCAGTCAGCCTGTCGCCGTTCAGTTCAAAGCCTGATGGACAAGGCACGGGCGCGATCCGCCCACCACGTCAAGGAGCTGATCGAAATGGAGCTGGTCTCTGACTACACGGCCAATCCAGACTATATGAAGACATGGGCGGAGATCATGCATGGCCATGACAGGTTCATGAAAGCTGTCGAGGATAAGTCCAAGCCTACCAAGATCACCCTGGATGTTTTTGGAGAAGTGGACGTGTCCCATATGAGGTCGAATGTTGACTTGGCAAGGCAGGCGTTCGACCTGAGGGCGCGCCTGACCGCCTACTGGAAGAGCATTGTGCTCCGGCTCATCGACAGCTTGGCTCTGCACGTCCTTCTTGGTGTCAAGAGGCTTGTAGAATCCGACTTAGAGACAGAGCTCGCTGACGAGCTCCTGGGGAACAAGATGGCTGGGATGGAGCGGATGCTCACGCCGTCGCCGAGCACTGGCACCAAGCGTGAGCGCCTGAAGAAGAGCATTATGCTGCTTCGCCAATCCAAGGATGTTGTGGCGAACATCATGGACCGTATCAGCGCGTCAGGTGAAGTCTAG